The DNA region GACGTATGAAGCAAGGTGTCCTAATAGGGGTTTCAAAGTTAAATAAGCTTGAGGAAGCTCTGTGATCAAAATACCATTTTTATAAAAGGCTTCTGCAGCAATAAGGATCATGGAGCTGTTTATTGCCCAGCCTACAAGCATTGCTCCAATGGTATCTAAGTATTCATATTTCAGTTGTTTTCTTATGATGCTCTCATCTTCTAAATTCCATTGTCTGCTTTGGATAATCTCCGAATGCAAGAAAAGATTATGGGGCATAACTACAGCTCCTAAAACACTCATGATTATGGGAATGGAATTTTGAGGAAAAGAAGGAATTATCCATCCTTGTATTGCACTTTTCCAATTTATTTTCACTAATGAAAGCTCAAAAAGAAAAGAAAGACCTATAAGAGATACAAAGCCAATAATATATTTCTCAATTTTTCTATAGCTATTAGAAAGTAGCATCAGTATTACCACAATAGTAGTAATGAATGCCCCTATATTTATAGGAATGTTAAAAAGCATATTAAGCCCAATAGCAGCTCCTAATATCTCTGCAAGGGCAGTAGAGATAGAGGCAAGCATAGCAGTAACAAGGACAAAATAACGAAGAAATTTAGGGAAATATTTAGAGATAGCTTCTGAGAGACAAAGTCCTGTAGCAATTCCTAAGTGGGCTGCATTATGTTGTAAAAATATGAGCATTATGGTGGAGAGGGTTACCATCCAAAGTAATTTATACCCAAATTGCGATCCTGCTGCCATATTAGAGGCCCAATTACCAGGGTCAATAAACCCAACAGTTACTAAAAACCCAGGACCTATATATTTTAATATCTCAAGAGCTCCTAAAGTGGGCTTATGTCCTTTCAAAAATCTCTGCATAAATTTTCTCATATATGATATAGATTTTATTACATAATTTTTCTCTTTGCAATTAATGACAGTGGTTTCAATCCCTTATAGGTACGCTACAAACAAGTCTGGGACGTGGTCGAACTTGTTGAGATTTTGAAGTTTCAATCCCTTATAGGTACGCTACAAACAGAGTGCCCGGGGTAGGCTTCTACCCCGGGAGATCCTGTTTCAATCCCTTATAGGTACGCTACAAACTGGATGGATACATGGGTAGGCCAAAAAAATCTAACACGGTTTCAATCCCTTATAGGTACGCTACAAACCTCCTCGCTTTTTCTTCTTCTTTCTGTTTAATTTTGGTTTCAATCCCTTATAGGTACGCTACAAACTTGTGAATTCTGAAATGTATGTGT from Dictyoglomus turgidum DSM 6724 includes:
- a CDS encoding Nramp family divalent metal transporter, with product MQRFLKGHKPTLGALEILKYIGPGFLVTVGFIDPGNWASNMAAGSQFGYKLLWMVTLSTIMLIFLQHNAAHLGIATGLCLSEAISKYFPKFLRYFVLVTAMLASISTALAEILGAAIGLNMLFNIPINIGAFITTIVVILMLLSNSYRKIEKYIIGFVSLIGLSFLFELSLVKINWKSAIQGWIIPSFPQNSIPIIMSVLGAVVMPHNLFLHSEIIQSRQWNLEDESIIRKQLKYEYLDTIGAMLVGWAINSSMILIAAEAFYKNGILITELPQAYLTLKPLLGHLASYVFAIALIFSGFSSSMTAGMAGGSTWAGMSNEPFDVKDNHTRIGILITLIGALFVIFFISNPFQGLIWSQIMLSIQLPFTIFSLIRLTSWEKVMGKFKNSKIDNIILITIGIIVTLLNITLFLSFL